In a genomic window of Phaeodactylum tricornutum CCAP 1055/1 chromosome 6, whole genome shotgun sequence:
- a CDS encoding predicted protein, which produces MHPFKFHLRTFGCQMNVNDSDIVRALLLERGFTETLDETDADVLLTNTCAIREGAEQKVWHRLRELRGKFKSRKVVGVLGCMAERLQTDLFRDGLADLVVGPDAYRDLPRLMRDLLREPDDDDAELGRVNQAFNVQLSLDETYADVTPVRRHGNSVSAFVSIQRGCANRCSFCIVPFTRGQERSRPFASVVGEIQQLYEQGVKEVTLLGQNVNSYHDTSETALSVRPDSGYRMSNDGFRSRIRRHDGGYYFADLVAAVSDISSELRVRFTSPHPKDYPPPLLTLMAERPNVCNHLHMPAQSGSTSMLQRMKRGYSREAYLELMDTVHEIIPDVAISSDFIAGFCDESEEEHLDTLSLMERVRYDQAFMFAYSMRGKTHAHRTMQDNVPEDVKKRRLIEIIDTFQRHVQEKNESLEVGRLRLVLVEGESKRSHPGARAWQGRTDQNKRIIFPVDETVTVHDHAALAPVWTTLLRPHAKSERGFDPKVQLAELPRVSLSVGDYVVVQVTEAKGHTLRG; this is translated from the coding sequence ATGCACCCATTCAAATTTCACCTTCGTACTTTCGGATGTCAAATGAACGTCAACGACTCCGACATTGTCCGCGCGCTTCTACTGGAACGAGGCTTTACGGAAACCTTGGACGAAACCGACGCGGACGTCTTGTTGACCAACACGTGCGCCATACGGGAAGGTGCCGAGCAAAAAGTGTGGCACCGCCTGCGGGAACTCCGCGGCAAGTTCAAATCCCGCAAAGTTGTGGGCGTCCTGGGCTGTATGGCGGAACGGCTGCAAACCGACTTGTTCCGGGACGGATTGGCCGATTTGGTCGTTGGTCCGGACGCCTACCGGGATTTGCCGCGGCTCATGCGAGACTTGCTGCGCGagccggacgacgacgacgcggaaTTGGGACGGGTCAATCAAGCCTTTAATGTACAGTTGAGCTTGGACGAAACGTACGCGGATGTCACCCCGGTGCGGCGACACGGCAATAGCGTCTCGGCATTCGTCTCGATACAACGAGGATGCGCGAACCGCTGTAGTTTCTGTATCGTCCCGTTCACGCGGGGGCAAGAACGCTCCCGCCCCTTTGCGAGTGTCGTCGGGGAGATACAACAACTCTACGAACAAGGCGTCAAGGAAGTCACGTTGCTCGGTCAGAACGTAAATTCCTACCATGATACCAGTGAAACCGCACTGTCCGTTCGTCCTGATTCGGGCTACCGAATGTCCAACGACGGGTTTAGGAGTCGAATTCGTCGACACGACGGTGGGTACTATTTTGCCGACTTGGTGGCCGCCGTGAGTGATATTTCGTCCGAGCTCCGCGTACGTTTTACCTCCCCACACCCGAAAGACTACCCCCCGCCACTACTCACGCTCATGGCCGAACGACCCAACGTCTGCAACCACCTGCACATGCCGGCTCAGTCCGGTTCAACCTCCATGTTGCAACGCATGAAACGTGGATACTCTCGAGAAGCATACCTGGAACTAATGGATACCGTGCACGAAATCATTCCCGACGTTGCCATTTCGTCCGATTTTATCGCCGGATTTTGCGACGAATCGGAAGAGGAGCACCTCGATACCCTTTCGCTGATGGAACGCGTGCGATACGATCAAGCCTTTATGTTTGCCTATAGCATGCGCGGGAAAACTCACGCCCACCGCACGATGCAAGATAATGTCCCGGAAGACGTCAAGAAACGGCGACTAATTGAAATTATCGACACGTTTCAGCGACACGTACAGGAAAAGAACGAGAGCCTCGAAGTCGGGCGGTTACGCCTCGTCCTGGTCGAAGGGGAATCTAAACGCTCCCATCCTGGTGCCCGAGCTTGGCAAGGTCGCACGGATCAGAACAAACGCATCATCTTCCCCGTGGACGAGACTGTGACGGTACACGACCACGCTGCGCTTGCACCGGTATGGACAACGCTACTACGGCCACACGCAAAAAGCGAGCGAGGCTTTGATCCGAAAGTCCAACTCGCTGAACTACCACGAGTTTCTTTATCGGTCGGCGACTATGTAGTTGTGCAGGTGACCGAGGCCAAGGGTCACACGCTGCGGGGG